Within the Glycine max cultivar Williams 82 chromosome 12, Glycine_max_v4.0, whole genome shotgun sequence genome, the region TCATAGTTTCATAAACACATGATTTTGTGACAGAAATATAACATCCACCCTCCCCTAGCTCATGCCCACTTGGTCCCTCTGGGAGGATGCcaatttattaaattgattggttCTTTTAACTTTTCCTTGTACTACACCTTGCAACTTTTTGACAATCCTTCTAACCTTTTGAGTTTGTAGAACTTGTATAAGGTGGTTACAAAAACTTACTATGAAAAAGATCAATCATAATAAATGTGTACAGAATGAGACTATAGAAAGGTTAGCCATTATCCTCATTCCAGTTGGATCTCCTTTCCTCGTGCAGAAGTGGGTCTCTACTTTATTCCttatattgaaaagattttggCTGTTTTGTTTTGATACATTCCAATTAATACTTAGTGCTTACACCAGTTACGCAGCTAGCAATGGATGGGCTTTATCTTTTTAGGGTTCAATTCTTCCAATAGTCATCTAATGTGCTTTTGAGAAGTGTTTAGGCTCCTATAACCACCACTTTAACTACCACAGTCCTCTCAGGATAGTTTTGCTacaagttattaatttatttttaaatagggaagataatttaattaattaaccctCATCGCTAAGATTTTATCATAAGTACGTCAGCAGATTGTTAACctccaatttaaaataaagtaaatttggGGTCTAGATGTCAACTTGTTTTGAAGGTTGTAAtgttaattagtttattatatAAGGAAACTGCAATTGTCCATATGTTTATGTCCTTGCACTAAAAAGATGGTCCGAAAAGTCAATTATCGGTTGCaccatttctttcttctttttgtagCATGATTCACCTTTATGTGGAGAAGAATATGCATGACAAACCAAAGAAGGCTAAAGTGAATGACTTCCTTCAATTGCAATTTACTAAACCTTCTTTTCATTTACTATTAATGAAAGTCAGCATTTCTCTGCAAAATAGCACCTGCTGTATATGTGTTACTTAACCATAGCAGCTGGCAATCCGCAGTATATACCGAGACCACCCTACCCTTGGACCCATCTTTCATAGgaagtttttatataattaggattttttactttttaaaatgaaacTCTTAGCATCTTTACCAGTTTTTGTTCTCTTAATTGTGAATTATTCTGTTGTTCTTTATCTGAAATTTAATCACATTTAAAACATTCCAtaccttataaaaaatatgtgttatatcaaaatcaaattcagattcttttttataaactcTTGTGTTGCCAACGAAGTCATTAATTGGGTCTCTTGCTAGGATGTTTATAAAACCAACATGattaaatacataattattaaggaatctttattttaatttggtggGTGAAAGTAACAGCTTCATAGTATTGGCTTAATATCAATTAACATCGAAGTCAATTCTATCAGATCATCAATTTGGCAGTGACGAGATCCTCCATTACCAGCTAGATTGATCATGGATAATATTCATCATAGCGTATccagtgttttttttatacgaGATGCACTGATTTAAGAATACTATGGGGTGAGGGGTGGGTTGTTAATACGCATatactttcatttctttttcaaaaagagTATCTCAGTACATCTAATGTGTGTTTTCAGCATATTCAAGTCATAAGATGCTAAAATATCCTTCAAAACAAATTAAGTGGGAATATATACATTAATACTTACTTATACGCGttaatatacttttattttaaaaaataatttaaccaagtACGTCTAATTTCgaagaattttaataaattttgtgttatATGACTTATtaacatatttcttttaaaaaataacaaattatatatagagaaagatagaaaaaagaaagaggacaaGAGACCTTCAAATTTCAATCTTAACACTTTTCAGGAATGTTCAAAAGCGTATATAACATATATGTTCGTACACATATTGAGtctgttttacttcttttcGTGTAATAATGAAACTTAGGCATGTGGATCTTatgcacaaaaaataattaacaatatataaacttttctttttataatatcttCAACAACACGTGTAGGGGTAGAGAGGAAGAGATTATGTGAAGTGGAAGCAAATATCTTTGGCTTGGTTACAAAACAAACTTGTAgctacaatatttttaaaaaaataaaataaaattggtgcgtatatgtgtgtgtgtcattCTATGGTTCACGCATGATTATTACCTTGTGAGTGAAgagaaaattagaaaagaaaaaaagacaaaggCCATGGAGTCAAAGACAAGAAGACACCCATCTTTCTCAATCCCTCATGTCCCTCTCCAAACCGTTTTCTACTAGACTCATCAaccaactctctctctctctctggctCTTCTCTATTTTGTAAGCTAAGCCCAAAACCATcaccatcattatcatcatcattccCACCCTATGAAGCTTCTTTgttatctttctctctctataaatGCTTCTCTTATTATCTTACATCAGACCCGTTGTTGGGAGAGGAAAAATTGGCCATCAGTGGAATAATATTTTGAACACTGGGGTCAGGAATCATCAACCTAGCTAGTGTGTACAACAATGAGGAAGCCCGAGGTTTCtggaaacaacaacaacaacaacaacattaatAACAAGCTTAGAAAAGGGTTGTGGTCACCTGAAGAAGATGACAAGCTCATGAACTACATGCTAAACAGTGGACAAGGTTGTTGGAGCGATGTAGCCAGAAATGCTGGCCTTCAAAGGTGTGGCAAAAGTTGTCGCCTTCGATGGATCAACTACTTGAGGCCTGATCTTAAACGAGGTGCATTCTCACAACAAGAAGAGGAACTCATCATCCACTTGCATTCCCTTCTCGGAAACAGGTTCACCTAGCCTTCTTTTCTACCTACATATGCATATTCTCTAGCCAAAACTCATCCATTTTGTTAccacatattttattaattcatgcatcaTTAACAATATATATGCCATAATgcatttaaaacttaattctgTATGATCTTCAATGTTGCACATGTATTATGTATATTTGTAAATCCGAATATACTTATACGGGCGTGTGTACGAATATATCTAgctcaattattttataatgcAAATCCATGTAACTAAGCGTATCTGACATCTCTAACATATATGTAACACCCACTAGCTCCTTCTAACTTTAGCCATCGTCCTTATttgaaaaagtgaaagggaGATAGATGCATGATTAATgtttgaaaagaaaacaaagaacgaGTCTTAATACCATTTcaaaattctttatttgttatagaGCCATCACTAGGTGGGTGGGGTTAATTTAGATGCAATATATGAATAAATTGTGAAGAGCCATCGAATTCCATGTGCCATCATTTACCTATGAAAAAAATGCATGTGTCTCAAGTATATGCAAGAAAGTTCACAGCCACACATACCATGGCCAACTAATACTTATATagaaataatagttattttaagaTATCTTCGTATTTACATTAAGACCGACAAAAACTTCAAGATggttttgttgagtctttggATGTCAAAATCTAGTTCTCCTTAGTCTAATATATGGAACAAATAATtcaaagttaaaatatatatgcacAGCATGCATTCAATATAATATGCATATATTTATAAGTCTAGGCGGCTCCTTGTAGAGGACAAAAGGacaatttgaaaacaacatttatAAGTATTGCGATTCGTCTGTATTTGGACTTCGAGTTGAAGGCACTCCATTATTTGAAAcacttaataattaaaaaactatatattagCTTCCATGAAAGCATGCATTCTTTTTTAGCCACACCAaccaaattaattcaattagttTGTGCTATGTACTTAGCTGACAAGTATTCAATATTGTGTTTCACTTTTAAAGATGGTCTCAAATAGCGGCGCGCTTACCAGGGAGAACAGACAATGAAATTAAGAATTTTTGGAATTCAACAATaaagaaaagactcaagaaCATGTCATCCAACACCTCACCAAATGGAAGCGAGTCCTCATATGAGCCTAATAACAGAGACCTTAACATGGCAGGGTTTACTACTTCTAATACCCAAGATCAACAACATGCTGATTTTATGCCTATGTTCA harbors:
- the LOC100786151 gene encoding transcription factor MYB46 — protein: MRKPEVSGNNNNNNNINNKLRKGLWSPEEDDKLMNYMLNSGQGCWSDVARNAGLQRCGKSCRLRWINYLRPDLKRGAFSQQEEELIIHLHSLLGNRWSQIAARLPGRTDNEIKNFWNSTIKKRLKNMSSNTSPNGSESSYEPNNRDLNMAGFTTSNTQDQQHADFMPMFNSSSQSPSMHAMVLNSIIDRLPMLEHGLNMPCSGGFFNSTGPCFSSSQSGVDNKGIYLENGGVFGSVNIGAEGDVYVPPLESVSTTSDHNLKVESTCNTDTNNSYFDDINSILLNNCNINSNNKRAENRAGGVENLFQEELTIGEWDLEELMKDVSSFPFLDFSNIQ